The Podospora pseudoanserina strain CBS 124.78 chromosome 7 map unlocalized CBS124.78p_7, whole genome shotgun sequence region GCAGCCACAGCCCTAACGGTGACAACCGGCCTGCTTCTTCACAGCTGCGACCGCATCTATCTCTCGGCCGCGCTCCAAAAAGACCCAGCACTAGCCTTTCTAATCAGTTCGGAGCTCTTGATGGACCTTCTGAATCATGCAACACAGCAGTTTCACACCTTCCTCATCCTTGCATGGACCGCAATCTTCTTCGTCAAATTCTCCTTTCTCGCCTTCTTCCGGCAATTGATCTGGAAGACAAGGGTCCAACGCTATTACTGGGCCGTAGTAGGGATCACCATCGTCTCGTACCTTTTCTTTGTGGCAGAGCCATTTATTCTGTGTTCCGAATTTGGGATTAAGGCTCGTAAGTTCTTCTCAATACTTCTTACTCCCACCAGTTAAGAGCGGTGTTCATTTGTATAGACATCAACTAATCATGAGTAGTTTCCTGtttttccccttccaaaAACATCCTTTACATATCTCTGACCGGCGTCGTGACTGGCCTGGACGCAACCACCGACCTCATGATTGTCAGTATCCCAATCATTATTCTCTACCAAGCAAAGATCCAGACCCGACAAAAGGTGGCCCTGGGGATGTTTCTCTGCCTGTCCTTGGTCATGGTGTGTATTGCCATCACAAGGGCCAGCAAAATTAAAGGAGCACAGGGCATCGATATCCCGTGGGAGTTCTTCTGGCAGTTCATGGAAGCAACTATCGCAGTGCTAATGGGCTCGTTGACTGTTTTCCGCACCTTACTCGCATTCCAAACGAACAAGAATTCAGAAGAGCGGAAAGGAGCGGCAGGCCCGAGCCCTAAATCGCGAGCTTTGTTTTCCTTCCACGAACGCATGAGGCGATGGCGGGAAAAAAGGGCACAGCATAGTGACGAGGAGTCTCTCAGCGACCTCCCCCAGATCCCAAGTGCTACTATGTCGGGAATGCGTACCTTTATACGGCGCAATAACCGTGATGAGGGCCTTGAAACTTCGGCTGGCACCGTGAGAGTCCTCTCGCAGAACGACACACTGGCCGAGAACTTCGATGCCTCTTCGCACCACCGT contains the following coding sequences:
- a CDS encoding uncharacterized protein (EggNog:ENOG503PR0U), with the protein product MVSQQELDAIVDDHASLKKITLKVTVGVFFALSILSVVARVAIRLKTLRRLSLDDYLLFMAATALTVTTGLLLHSCDRIYLSAALQKDPALAFLISSELLMDLLNHATQQFHTFLILAWTAIFFVKFSFLAFFRQLIWKTRVQRYYWAVVGITIVSYLFFVAEPFILCSEFGIKALSCFSPSKNILYISLTGVVTGLDATTDLMIVSIPIIILYQAKIQTRQKVALGMFLCLSLVMVCIAITRASKIKGAQGIDIPWEFFWQFMEATIAVLMGSLTVFRTLLAFQTNKNSEERKGAAGPSPKSRALFSFHERMRRWREKRAQHSDEESLSDLPQIPSATMSGMRTFIRRNNRDEGLETSAGTVRVLSQNDTLAENFDASSHHRVAVTPNKQDDHRVDSRQGNGVSWPLASSGYVLISTEIRQERLTTERDELHSSHMTSLAGSTVQGDWESTYRESGQPGSVYRDSRQYAYNPQMSR